A genomic window from Quercus lobata isolate SW786 chromosome 10, ValleyOak3.0 Primary Assembly, whole genome shotgun sequence includes:
- the LOC115965499 gene encoding 39S ribosomal protein L47, mitochondrial-like, whose amino-acid sequence MLLSRIFGRTLFAAAKSETSNATAAAASVARNPLQEFFEADRNIDDDKPVVYGRSWKASELRLKSWDDLNKLWYVLLKEKNMLMTQRQMLHSQNLRFPNPERIPKVRKSMCRIKQVLTERAIEEPDARRSAEMKRMINAL is encoded by the exons ATGCTATTATCAAGAATTTTTGGGAGAACACTGTTTGCAGCGGCCAAATCAGAAACATCTAATGCAACAGCTGCAGCTGCTTCTGTAGCAAGGAACCCTCTGCAAGAGTTCTTTGAGGCTGATAGGAATATAGATGATGATAAACCTGTTGTCTATG GTCGTAGTTGGAAGGCTTCTGAACTGCGACTGAAGTCTTGGGATGATCTTAATAAGCTATGGTATGTCTTGTTAAAGGAGAAAAATATGCTGATGACCCAAAGACAGATGCTTCATTCACAGAATCTACGGTTTCCTAACCCAGAGCGCATTCCCAAG GTGAGGAAGTCAATGTGTCGTATCAAGCAAGTGCTCACTGAAAGAGCGATTGAGGAACCTGATGCTAGAAGGTCGGCTGAGATGAAGAGGATGATAAATGCTCTTTGA
- the LOC115965966 gene encoding uncharacterized protein LOC115965966 isoform X2, which yields MLHGRVGEESKRNRHMWTVPTRATIAASATATDGSSSVTLCSSNSFCKDGRKISVGDCALFKPPQDSPPFIGIIRSLTQSKENKLKLAVSWLYRPAEVKLGKGDLLEAVPNEIFYSFHKDAIPAESLLHPCKVAFLPKGVELPSGISSFVCRRERQEEVDQLLYKTQKQMHATLQPGGRSPKPMSGPTSTSQLKAGSDSLQNSASSLPSQVKGKKRERGDQGSEPIKRERATKIDDGDSNHTRLESNLKSEVSKITERGGLIDSDGVERLVQLMLPERNDKKIDLSGRSMLAGVIAATDDFDCLTRFVQLRGLPVFDEWLQEVHKGKIGDGSGPKDGDKTVEEFLLVLLRALDRLPVNLHALQMCNIGKSVNHLRTHKNLEIQKKARGLVDLWKKRVEAEMNINDAKSGSNQSVPWSARSRLPEVSHGGNRHSGMSSDVAMKSSVTQLSASKTTSVKIVQGESITRSASASPGSIKSVPSPAPVNTNLRDSQARNVVGNAADLPLTTARDEKSSSSSQSHNNSQSCSSDHAKTGGHSVKEDARSSTAGSMSGNKNSRHRKSINGFPGSAVSGAQREINSIKSSLLKNPASEKLSQSGLSLEKTLESPSIEGNSQKLIVKISNRSRSPAQSASGGSIEDPSIMNSRASSPVLSEKHDQFDRTLKEKSDTCRANITSDVNTESWQSNDLKDVLTGSDEGDGSPAAVTDEERCRTGDDSKKLAEAKATSSSSGNEQKSGNLQEASLRSINALIDSCVKYSERNASISIGDDVGMNLLASVAAGEMSKSDLVSPTDSPQRNTPAVEHSCTGSDPKVKSSPVDDLAQDQGQSNDGAGDEPEKQGVVSCNIGTKTVESTSICSLSGEKPAGENHGHLSSSCMDFQQTVDPCVESDGKSTEITVAASMTSSPVSTVEKTMDIDGVKSLQEKKAVGEVNADAIPDVNEKTSCSLLNEDKFNVVSALEFQMEAAEGLDGGNQTELKPPLSMMHMEDVKGTKEEVVVPSGGGKDIASEKVKDLKAEKIDEADARNHVNQAEKQRNEQESNDPTTSENRTSVGLASTVTDHDGEYVEENSESKAGHDQQVRPAPHTISPALTAQETEQPEMTRGPKRTGTEAVDTEESKSTNADATSMPAARASDMNAKVEFDLNEGFTVDEGKFGEPNSLPAPACSSTVRLVSPLPFLVSSVSSGLPASITVAAAAKGPFVPPDDLLKSKGELGWKGSAATSAFRPAEPRKAPEMPQGTANTPLPDAAAGKQSRPALDIDLNIPDERALEDLASRISAQEPGSSSVQTNNHDVARDGMICSEPVRGSGGLDLDLNRVDDASDMGNFSISNGRRMDIPLAQVKSQSGGALNGAVSGRRDFDLNNGPLVDEVCAEPSPFSLHSRSGFSSQPSVSGLRMNNTEIGNFSPWFTSGSNYPAVPIMPDRGEQSFPNVASGAPPRMLGTTGGGSPFSPDVFRGQVLSSSPAVPFSSSTFPYPVFPFGTTFPLSSAAFPGGSTTYMDSSSGGKVCFPAVRPQFLGPAGTVSSHFPRPYVVSFPDANNSSAESSRKWGRQGLDLNAGPGGLDLEARDETCLPPRQLSVSSSQSIADDQARMYQVAGGLLKRKEPEGGWDGYKQPSWQ from the exons ATGCTGCATGGGCGGGTTGGTGAGGAAAGTAAACGGAATCGGCACATGTGGACAGTCCCCACGCGTGCGACCATAGCTGCTTCCGCCACCGCAACCGATGGTTCTTCTTCGGTCACTTTGTGTTCCTCTAATTCGTTTTGCAAG GACGGACGCAAAATTAGTGTTGGTGACTGTGCTCTTTTCAAACCACCTCAGGATTCCCCACCTTTCATTGGAATAATTCGTTCATTGACTCAGAGTAAAGAGAATAAGCTAAAGTTAGCTGTGAGTTGGCTTTATCGGCCTGCTGAAGTAAAGCTTGGCAAAGGCGACCTGTTGGAAGCCGTGCCAAACGAAATCTTTTATTCCTTTCATAAGGATGCGATTCCTGCTGAATCGTTACTCCATCCGTGTAAAGTCGCATTCCTTCCTAAAGGTGTTGAACTTCCATCAGGGATTTCATCATTTGTGTGTCGGCGG gAACGACAGGAAGAGGTAGATCAGCTGTTATATAAGACGCAGAAACAAATGCATGCAACTTTACAGCCTGGTGGCAGATCTCCAAAGCCAATGAGTGGTCCAACATCAACATCGCAGTTGAAAGCTGGTTCAGATAGTCTCCAGAATAGTGCATCTTCCCTTCCTTCTCAAGttaaaggaaagaaaagggagCGGGGAGATCAGGGCTCTGAGCCTATCAAACGAGAGCGTGCTACAAAAATTGATGATGGGGATTCCAATCATACTAGACTGGAAAGCAATTTAAAATCTGAGGTTTCAAAAATTACAGAAAGAGGAGGGCTAATAGACTCTGATGGTGTTGAGAGATTGGTGCAGCTCATGCTGCCtgaaagaaatgataaaaaaatagatttgtcTGGGCGGTCTATGCTTGCTGGTGTTATAGCTGCCACGGATGATTTTGATTGCCTTACTCGGTTTGTGCAACTCAGGGGTCTGCCTGTATTTGATGAATGGCTCCAGGAAGTCCATAAAGGGAAGATTGGTGATGGTAGTGGCCCCAAGGATGGTGATAAAACTGTTGAGGAATTTCTCTTGGTTTTACTTCGTGCCCTTGATAGGCTGCCTGTAAATTTACATGCCTTACAAATGTGCAACATTGGGAAGTCTGTGAATCATTTGCGCACTCATAAGAACTTGGAAATCCAGAAGAAAGCAAGAGGTTTAGTTGACCTATGGAAGAAACGTGTTGAGGCTGAAATGAACATCAATGATGCGAAGTCTGGCTCAAATCAGTCTGTCCCCTGGTCTGCAAGATCACGCCTTCCTGAAGTTTCCCATGGTGGGAATAGACACTCAGGTATGTCGTCTGATGTTGCAATGAAGAGCTCAGTTACACAGCTTTCTGCATCCAAAACTACTTCTGTGAAGATTGTCCAGGGGGAGAGTATCACCAGGTCTGCATCTGCATCTCCTGGGTCCATAAAATCAGTTCCATCACCTGCACCAGTGAATACTAACTTAAGAGACAGCCAGGCTCGAAATGTTGTTGGTAATGCTGCTGATCTCCCTCTGACAACAGCAAGGGATGAGAAAAGCAGCAGTTCTAGTCAGTCGCACAACAACAGTCAATCATGTTCTAGTGACCATGCTAAAACAGGGGGACATTCAGTGAAGGAGGACGCAAGGAGCTCTACTGCTGGTTCAATGAGTGGAAATAAGAACTCACGGCATCGAAAATCAATCAATGGCTTCCCTGGTTCAGCTGTATCTGGAGCGCAAAGGGAAATAAATTCAATCAAAAGTTCCTTGCTCAAAAATCCAGCTTCAGAAAAATTATCACAGTCTGGATTGTCATTGGAAAAGACACTTGAAAGCCCCTCAATTGAGGGTAACAGTCAAAAATTGATTGTTAAGATTTCAAATCGAAGTCGCAGTCCTGCACAAAGTGCCAGTGGAGGATCAATTGAAGATCCTTCAATCATGAATAGCAGAGCTTCTTCTCCTGTGCTTTCAGAGAAGCATGATCAGTTTGATCGTACCCTGAAAGAAAAGAGCGATACTTGTCGAGCTAATATTACTTCGGATGTGAATACTGAATCCTGGCAAAGTAATGATTTGAAGGATGTACTGACTGGGTCTGATGAGGGTGATGGATCCCCTGCAGCTGTTACTGATGAAGAGCGCTGCAGGACTGGAGATGACAGCAAAAAATTGGCAGAAGCTAAAGCTACTTCCTCATCATCAGGGAATGAACAAAAATCAGGGAATTTGCAGGAGGCTTCTTTGCGCTCCATAAATGCTTTAATTGATAGTTGTGTTAAGTACTCTGAAAGAAATGCATCTATATCCATTGGGGATGATGTTGGGATGAATCTCCTTGCTAGTGTGGCTGCTGGAGAGATGTCGAAGTCTGATTTGGTTTCACCTACTGATTCTCCGCAAAGGAACACCCCTGCAGTTGAGCATTCCTGCACAGGTAGTGATCCCAAAGTTAAATCATCTCCAGTAGACGACCTTGCTCAAGACCAAGGCCAGTCTAATGATGGTGCTGGTGATGAGCCTGAGAAGCAGGGTGTTGTTTCCTGTAATATTGGGACAAAAACTGTTGAAAGCACATCTATTTGTTCTTTGTCTGGGGAGAAACCTGCAGGAGAGAACCATGGTCATTTAAGTAGTTCTTGTATGGATTTTCAGCAAACTGTAGACCCATGTGTAGAAAGTGATGGTAAATCTACTGAAATAACAGTAGCTGCTTCAATGACTTCCTCACCTGTGAGCACTGTAGAGAAAACTATGGATATTGACGGAGTCAAATCACTTCAGGAGAAAAAGGCAGTTGGTGAGGTGAATGCAGATGCCATTCCAGATGTAAATGAAAAGACAAGTTGCTCTTTGTTGAATGAAGATAAGTTCAATGTAGTTTCTGCTCTAGAGTTCCAGATGGAAGCAGCTGAAGGGCTGGATGGTGGTAACCAGACAGAGCTGAAGCCACCTTTATCCATGATGCATATGGAAGATGTGAAAGGAACCAAAGAGGAAGTTGTGGTGCCTTCTGGTGGTGGGAAAGATATTGCTTCAGAGAAAGTAAAAGATCTGAAGGCTGAAAAGATTGATGAAGCAGATGCCAGGAATCATGTAAATCAGgctgaaaaacaaagaaatgagCAGGAAAGTAATGACCCTACAACTTCTGAGAATCGAACTTCAGTTGGTTTAGCTTCCACTGTCACTGATCATGATGGTGAGTACGTGGAGGAGAATTCGGAAAGCAAAGCAGGTCATGATCAACAGGTTAGACCAGCTCCTCACACGATTTCACCTGCATTAACTGCACAAGAAACAGAACAGCCTGAAATGACTAGGGGACCTAAGAGGACTGGCACAGAAGCAGTTGACACAGAGGAAAGTAAATCAACCAATGCAGATGCAACTTCTATGCCTGCTGCCAGGGCATCAGATATGAATGCAAAAGTGGAATTTGATTTGAATGAAGGCTTTACTGTGGATGAGGGAAAATTTGGGGAACCGAATAGCTTGCCAGCACCAGCATGTTCATCCACTGTTCGATTGGTTAGTCCATTACCTTTTCTTGTTTCTTCCGTGTCTAGTGGCCTTCCTGCTTCAATtactgttgctgctgctgcaaAGGGCCCGTTTGTTCCACCAGATGACCTGCTAAAGAGTAAAGGGGAACTTGGTTGGAAGGGATCAGCAGCCACTAGTGCCTTTCGGCCAGCTGAACCCAGGAAAGCTCCAGAAATGCCACAGGGCACTGCAAACACCCCTCTTCCTGATGCTGCAGCTGGCAAGCAGAGTCGCCCTGCGTTGGATATTGATTTGAATATACCTGACGAAAGAGCCCTTGAGGATTTGGCTTCGCGGATTTCTGCTCAGGAGCCAGGTTCATCATCTGtccaaacaaataatcatgACGTGGCACGTGATGGAATGATATGTTCTGAACCTGTACGTGGCTCTGGGGGACTTGATCTTGATTTGAACCGAGTTGATGATGCTTCTGATATGGGCAATTTCTCAATCAGCAACGGTCGTAGAATGGATATTCCACTTGCGCAAGTTAAGTCACAATCGGGTGGTGCTCTTAATGGTGCAGTGAGTGGCCGCAGGGACTTTGATTTGAACAATGGGCCTTTAGTTGATGAGGTGTGTGCTGAACCATCACCTTTCAGCCTGCATTCCAGGAGTGGTTTTTCATCCCAACCATCCGTTTCTGGCCTTAGAATGAACAATACAGAAATTGGGAACTTTTCACCATGGTTTACTTCAGGAAGCAATTATCCTGCTGTGCCTATTATGCCAGATAGAGGGGAGCAGTCTTTCCCAAATGTTGCAAGTGGTGCGCCGCCAAGGATGTTGGGTACCACTGGTGGCGGCAGTCCATTTAGTCCTGATGTCTTCAGGGGGCAAGTGTTGTCTTCTTCTCCAGCAGTGCCCTTTTCCTCCAGCACTTTTCCATACCCTGTCTTCCCTTTTGGAACcaccttcccactgtcatcaGCCGCATTTCCTGGTGGTTCAACAACATACATGGATTCATCATCTGGTGGGAAGGTTTGCTTCCCTGCAGTCCGTCCCCAGTTTTTAGGACCTGCTGGTACTGTTTCTTCTCATTTTCCTAGGCCTTATGTTGTTAGCTTCCCTGATGCAAACAACAGTAGCGCTGAGAGCAGTAGGAAATGGGGAAGACAGGGTTTAGACCTTAATGCCGGGCCTGGAGGATTAGACTTGGAAGCAAGAGATGAGACTTGTCTTCCACCAAGGCAACTGTCTGTTTCCAGTTCACAGTCCATAGCAGATGACCAAGCAAGGATGTACCAGGTTGCAGGTGGTCTTTTGAAGAGAAAGGAGCCTGAGGGAGGTTGGGATGGATACAAGCAGCCCTCGTGGCAGTAG
- the LOC115965966 gene encoding uncharacterized protein LOC115965966 isoform X1 has protein sequence MLHGRVGEESKRNRHMWTVPTRATIAASATATDGSSSVTLCSSNSFCKDGRKISVGDCALFKPPQDSPPFIGIIRSLTQSKENKLKLAVSWLYRPAEVKLGKGDLLEAVPNEIFYSFHKDAIPAESLLHPCKVAFLPKGVELPSGISSFVCRRVYDITNKCLWWLTDQDYINERQEEVDQLLYKTQKQMHATLQPGGRSPKPMSGPTSTSQLKAGSDSLQNSASSLPSQVKGKKRERGDQGSEPIKRERATKIDDGDSNHTRLESNLKSEVSKITERGGLIDSDGVERLVQLMLPERNDKKIDLSGRSMLAGVIAATDDFDCLTRFVQLRGLPVFDEWLQEVHKGKIGDGSGPKDGDKTVEEFLLVLLRALDRLPVNLHALQMCNIGKSVNHLRTHKNLEIQKKARGLVDLWKKRVEAEMNINDAKSGSNQSVPWSARSRLPEVSHGGNRHSGMSSDVAMKSSVTQLSASKTTSVKIVQGESITRSASASPGSIKSVPSPAPVNTNLRDSQARNVVGNAADLPLTTARDEKSSSSSQSHNNSQSCSSDHAKTGGHSVKEDARSSTAGSMSGNKNSRHRKSINGFPGSAVSGAQREINSIKSSLLKNPASEKLSQSGLSLEKTLESPSIEGNSQKLIVKISNRSRSPAQSASGGSIEDPSIMNSRASSPVLSEKHDQFDRTLKEKSDTCRANITSDVNTESWQSNDLKDVLTGSDEGDGSPAAVTDEERCRTGDDSKKLAEAKATSSSSGNEQKSGNLQEASLRSINALIDSCVKYSERNASISIGDDVGMNLLASVAAGEMSKSDLVSPTDSPQRNTPAVEHSCTGSDPKVKSSPVDDLAQDQGQSNDGAGDEPEKQGVVSCNIGTKTVESTSICSLSGEKPAGENHGHLSSSCMDFQQTVDPCVESDGKSTEITVAASMTSSPVSTVEKTMDIDGVKSLQEKKAVGEVNADAIPDVNEKTSCSLLNEDKFNVVSALEFQMEAAEGLDGGNQTELKPPLSMMHMEDVKGTKEEVVVPSGGGKDIASEKVKDLKAEKIDEADARNHVNQAEKQRNEQESNDPTTSENRTSVGLASTVTDHDGEYVEENSESKAGHDQQVRPAPHTISPALTAQETEQPEMTRGPKRTGTEAVDTEESKSTNADATSMPAARASDMNAKVEFDLNEGFTVDEGKFGEPNSLPAPACSSTVRLVSPLPFLVSSVSSGLPASITVAAAAKGPFVPPDDLLKSKGELGWKGSAATSAFRPAEPRKAPEMPQGTANTPLPDAAAGKQSRPALDIDLNIPDERALEDLASRISAQEPGSSSVQTNNHDVARDGMICSEPVRGSGGLDLDLNRVDDASDMGNFSISNGRRMDIPLAQVKSQSGGALNGAVSGRRDFDLNNGPLVDEVCAEPSPFSLHSRSGFSSQPSVSGLRMNNTEIGNFSPWFTSGSNYPAVPIMPDRGEQSFPNVASGAPPRMLGTTGGGSPFSPDVFRGQVLSSSPAVPFSSSTFPYPVFPFGTTFPLSSAAFPGGSTTYMDSSSGGKVCFPAVRPQFLGPAGTVSSHFPRPYVVSFPDANNSSAESSRKWGRQGLDLNAGPGGLDLEARDETCLPPRQLSVSSSQSIADDQARMYQVAGGLLKRKEPEGGWDGYKQPSWQ, from the exons ATGCTGCATGGGCGGGTTGGTGAGGAAAGTAAACGGAATCGGCACATGTGGACAGTCCCCACGCGTGCGACCATAGCTGCTTCCGCCACCGCAACCGATGGTTCTTCTTCGGTCACTTTGTGTTCCTCTAATTCGTTTTGCAAG GACGGACGCAAAATTAGTGTTGGTGACTGTGCTCTTTTCAAACCACCTCAGGATTCCCCACCTTTCATTGGAATAATTCGTTCATTGACTCAGAGTAAAGAGAATAAGCTAAAGTTAGCTGTGAGTTGGCTTTATCGGCCTGCTGAAGTAAAGCTTGGCAAAGGCGACCTGTTGGAAGCCGTGCCAAACGAAATCTTTTATTCCTTTCATAAGGATGCGATTCCTGCTGAATCGTTACTCCATCCGTGTAAAGTCGCATTCCTTCCTAAAGGTGTTGAACTTCCATCAGGGATTTCATCATTTGTGTGTCGGCGGGTATATGATATTACAAACAAGTGTTTATGGTGGCTAACTGatcaagattatattaat gAACGACAGGAAGAGGTAGATCAGCTGTTATATAAGACGCAGAAACAAATGCATGCAACTTTACAGCCTGGTGGCAGATCTCCAAAGCCAATGAGTGGTCCAACATCAACATCGCAGTTGAAAGCTGGTTCAGATAGTCTCCAGAATAGTGCATCTTCCCTTCCTTCTCAAGttaaaggaaagaaaagggagCGGGGAGATCAGGGCTCTGAGCCTATCAAACGAGAGCGTGCTACAAAAATTGATGATGGGGATTCCAATCATACTAGACTGGAAAGCAATTTAAAATCTGAGGTTTCAAAAATTACAGAAAGAGGAGGGCTAATAGACTCTGATGGTGTTGAGAGATTGGTGCAGCTCATGCTGCCtgaaagaaatgataaaaaaatagatttgtcTGGGCGGTCTATGCTTGCTGGTGTTATAGCTGCCACGGATGATTTTGATTGCCTTACTCGGTTTGTGCAACTCAGGGGTCTGCCTGTATTTGATGAATGGCTCCAGGAAGTCCATAAAGGGAAGATTGGTGATGGTAGTGGCCCCAAGGATGGTGATAAAACTGTTGAGGAATTTCTCTTGGTTTTACTTCGTGCCCTTGATAGGCTGCCTGTAAATTTACATGCCTTACAAATGTGCAACATTGGGAAGTCTGTGAATCATTTGCGCACTCATAAGAACTTGGAAATCCAGAAGAAAGCAAGAGGTTTAGTTGACCTATGGAAGAAACGTGTTGAGGCTGAAATGAACATCAATGATGCGAAGTCTGGCTCAAATCAGTCTGTCCCCTGGTCTGCAAGATCACGCCTTCCTGAAGTTTCCCATGGTGGGAATAGACACTCAGGTATGTCGTCTGATGTTGCAATGAAGAGCTCAGTTACACAGCTTTCTGCATCCAAAACTACTTCTGTGAAGATTGTCCAGGGGGAGAGTATCACCAGGTCTGCATCTGCATCTCCTGGGTCCATAAAATCAGTTCCATCACCTGCACCAGTGAATACTAACTTAAGAGACAGCCAGGCTCGAAATGTTGTTGGTAATGCTGCTGATCTCCCTCTGACAACAGCAAGGGATGAGAAAAGCAGCAGTTCTAGTCAGTCGCACAACAACAGTCAATCATGTTCTAGTGACCATGCTAAAACAGGGGGACATTCAGTGAAGGAGGACGCAAGGAGCTCTACTGCTGGTTCAATGAGTGGAAATAAGAACTCACGGCATCGAAAATCAATCAATGGCTTCCCTGGTTCAGCTGTATCTGGAGCGCAAAGGGAAATAAATTCAATCAAAAGTTCCTTGCTCAAAAATCCAGCTTCAGAAAAATTATCACAGTCTGGATTGTCATTGGAAAAGACACTTGAAAGCCCCTCAATTGAGGGTAACAGTCAAAAATTGATTGTTAAGATTTCAAATCGAAGTCGCAGTCCTGCACAAAGTGCCAGTGGAGGATCAATTGAAGATCCTTCAATCATGAATAGCAGAGCTTCTTCTCCTGTGCTTTCAGAGAAGCATGATCAGTTTGATCGTACCCTGAAAGAAAAGAGCGATACTTGTCGAGCTAATATTACTTCGGATGTGAATACTGAATCCTGGCAAAGTAATGATTTGAAGGATGTACTGACTGGGTCTGATGAGGGTGATGGATCCCCTGCAGCTGTTACTGATGAAGAGCGCTGCAGGACTGGAGATGACAGCAAAAAATTGGCAGAAGCTAAAGCTACTTCCTCATCATCAGGGAATGAACAAAAATCAGGGAATTTGCAGGAGGCTTCTTTGCGCTCCATAAATGCTTTAATTGATAGTTGTGTTAAGTACTCTGAAAGAAATGCATCTATATCCATTGGGGATGATGTTGGGATGAATCTCCTTGCTAGTGTGGCTGCTGGAGAGATGTCGAAGTCTGATTTGGTTTCACCTACTGATTCTCCGCAAAGGAACACCCCTGCAGTTGAGCATTCCTGCACAGGTAGTGATCCCAAAGTTAAATCATCTCCAGTAGACGACCTTGCTCAAGACCAAGGCCAGTCTAATGATGGTGCTGGTGATGAGCCTGAGAAGCAGGGTGTTGTTTCCTGTAATATTGGGACAAAAACTGTTGAAAGCACATCTATTTGTTCTTTGTCTGGGGAGAAACCTGCAGGAGAGAACCATGGTCATTTAAGTAGTTCTTGTATGGATTTTCAGCAAACTGTAGACCCATGTGTAGAAAGTGATGGTAAATCTACTGAAATAACAGTAGCTGCTTCAATGACTTCCTCACCTGTGAGCACTGTAGAGAAAACTATGGATATTGACGGAGTCAAATCACTTCAGGAGAAAAAGGCAGTTGGTGAGGTGAATGCAGATGCCATTCCAGATGTAAATGAAAAGACAAGTTGCTCTTTGTTGAATGAAGATAAGTTCAATGTAGTTTCTGCTCTAGAGTTCCAGATGGAAGCAGCTGAAGGGCTGGATGGTGGTAACCAGACAGAGCTGAAGCCACCTTTATCCATGATGCATATGGAAGATGTGAAAGGAACCAAAGAGGAAGTTGTGGTGCCTTCTGGTGGTGGGAAAGATATTGCTTCAGAGAAAGTAAAAGATCTGAAGGCTGAAAAGATTGATGAAGCAGATGCCAGGAATCATGTAAATCAGgctgaaaaacaaagaaatgagCAGGAAAGTAATGACCCTACAACTTCTGAGAATCGAACTTCAGTTGGTTTAGCTTCCACTGTCACTGATCATGATGGTGAGTACGTGGAGGAGAATTCGGAAAGCAAAGCAGGTCATGATCAACAGGTTAGACCAGCTCCTCACACGATTTCACCTGCATTAACTGCACAAGAAACAGAACAGCCTGAAATGACTAGGGGACCTAAGAGGACTGGCACAGAAGCAGTTGACACAGAGGAAAGTAAATCAACCAATGCAGATGCAACTTCTATGCCTGCTGCCAGGGCATCAGATATGAATGCAAAAGTGGAATTTGATTTGAATGAAGGCTTTACTGTGGATGAGGGAAAATTTGGGGAACCGAATAGCTTGCCAGCACCAGCATGTTCATCCACTGTTCGATTGGTTAGTCCATTACCTTTTCTTGTTTCTTCCGTGTCTAGTGGCCTTCCTGCTTCAATtactgttgctgctgctgcaaAGGGCCCGTTTGTTCCACCAGATGACCTGCTAAAGAGTAAAGGGGAACTTGGTTGGAAGGGATCAGCAGCCACTAGTGCCTTTCGGCCAGCTGAACCCAGGAAAGCTCCAGAAATGCCACAGGGCACTGCAAACACCCCTCTTCCTGATGCTGCAGCTGGCAAGCAGAGTCGCCCTGCGTTGGATATTGATTTGAATATACCTGACGAAAGAGCCCTTGAGGATTTGGCTTCGCGGATTTCTGCTCAGGAGCCAGGTTCATCATCTGtccaaacaaataatcatgACGTGGCACGTGATGGAATGATATGTTCTGAACCTGTACGTGGCTCTGGGGGACTTGATCTTGATTTGAACCGAGTTGATGATGCTTCTGATATGGGCAATTTCTCAATCAGCAACGGTCGTAGAATGGATATTCCACTTGCGCAAGTTAAGTCACAATCGGGTGGTGCTCTTAATGGTGCAGTGAGTGGCCGCAGGGACTTTGATTTGAACAATGGGCCTTTAGTTGATGAGGTGTGTGCTGAACCATCACCTTTCAGCCTGCATTCCAGGAGTGGTTTTTCATCCCAACCATCCGTTTCTGGCCTTAGAATGAACAATACAGAAATTGGGAACTTTTCACCATGGTTTACTTCAGGAAGCAATTATCCTGCTGTGCCTATTATGCCAGATAGAGGGGAGCAGTCTTTCCCAAATGTTGCAAGTGGTGCGCCGCCAAGGATGTTGGGTACCACTGGTGGCGGCAGTCCATTTAGTCCTGATGTCTTCAGGGGGCAAGTGTTGTCTTCTTCTCCAGCAGTGCCCTTTTCCTCCAGCACTTTTCCATACCCTGTCTTCCCTTTTGGAACcaccttcccactgtcatcaGCCGCATTTCCTGGTGGTTCAACAACATACATGGATTCATCATCTGGTGGGAAGGTTTGCTTCCCTGCAGTCCGTCCCCAGTTTTTAGGACCTGCTGGTACTGTTTCTTCTCATTTTCCTAGGCCTTATGTTGTTAGCTTCCCTGATGCAAACAACAGTAGCGCTGAGAGCAGTAGGAAATGGGGAAGACAGGGTTTAGACCTTAATGCCGGGCCTGGAGGATTAGACTTGGAAGCAAGAGATGAGACTTGTCTTCCACCAAGGCAACTGTCTGTTTCCAGTTCACAGTCCATAGCAGATGACCAAGCAAGGATGTACCAGGTTGCAGGTGGTCTTTTGAAGAGAAAGGAGCCTGAGGGAGGTTGGGATGGATACAAGCAGCCCTCGTGGCAGTAG